A single Triticum dicoccoides isolate Atlit2015 ecotype Zavitan chromosome 2A, WEW_v2.0, whole genome shotgun sequence DNA region contains:
- the LOC119356848 gene encoding uncharacterized protein At2g39795, mitochondrial-like has product MARRLLHLRPRLQALAPRLVPSRPYMSDMRRSVFLDRLLRSLRSEISSCSPEPAPPLPPSAAPFAVDDRPGEQWVRLRRAFGEQGEEEEVRVDASMVDGAVAPTRSGVVAEDGGPQDRMHISVHVEVTKPARPDFALKFECSAWPEEMDVERVFPVRLSGPAPEQQYMGRQFRELDEEMQTAVRDYLEQRGVNDELAAYLHTYMENKEQTELVGWLKNIECYLKK; this is encoded by the exons ATGGCCCGGCGGCTGCTCCACCTCCGGCCCCGCCTCCAGGCGCTCGCCCCCCGCCTCGTCCCTTCGCGGCCGTACATGTCCGACATGCGCCGCTCGGTCTTCCTCGACCGCCTCCTCCGCTCCCTCCGCTCCGAGATCTCTTCCTGCAGCCCCgagcccgcgccgccgctgccgccctccgccgcgccgtTCGCCGTCGACGACCGTCCCGGCGAGCAGTGGGTGCGCCTGCGCCGCGCGTTCGGGgagcagggggaggaggaggaggtcagggTGGATGCCTCGATGGTCGACGGCGCCGTGGCGCCCACCCGCTCCGGCGTGGTCGCCGAGGACGGCGGGCCACAGGACAGGATGCACATCAGCGTCCACGTCGAGGTCACCAAGCCCGCGCGGCCTGACTTTGCGCTCAAGTTCGAGTGCTCTGCCTGGCCCGAGGAGATGGACGTGGAGAGGGTCTTCCCCGTCCGCCTCAGCGGGCCAGCGCCGGAGCAGCAATACATGGGCCGCCAGTTCAG GGAGTTAGATGAGGAGATGCAAACTGCAGTGCGTGATTACCTGGAGCAGAGAGGGGTGAATGATGAGCTAGCAGCATACCTGCACACTTACATGGAAAACAAGGAGCAGACAGAGCTTGTAGGGTGGCTGAAAAACATCGAGTGTTATCTCAAGAAGTAG
- the LOC119358275 gene encoding ras-related protein Rab-2-A-like codes for MQYDHLFSYTVIGDPGVRKSCLERQFTARAFPEAHEPTIGVEFSTRTLTVHDKRIKLHIWDTAGHESFVSAVDQCYYRAACIILVYDITRRETFDHIAIWLSRARKLSKAGVTFVLIGNKCDLSHMRAVSYEEGRKFSRRHNLVFMEASAKITQNVEEAFVITAETVYKKVQD; via the exons ATGCAGTACGATCACCTCTTCTCGTACACCGTCATCGGCGACCCAG GCGTCCGGAAGTCGTGCCTGGAGCGGCAGTTCACGGCCAGGGCGTTCCCGGAGGCGCACGAGCCCACCATCGGCGTCGAGTTCAGCACGCGCACCCTCACCGTCCACGACAAGCGCATCAAGCTTCACATCTGGGATACG GCTGGCCACGAATCATTCGTATCTGCTGTTGACCAATGCTACTACAGAGCTGCTTGTATCATTTTGGTTTATGATATCACAAG GAGGGAGACCTTTGATCATATTGCTATATGGCTATCAAGAGCAAGAAAGCTGTCGAAAGCCGGCGTGACATTTGTGCTGATCGGGAACAAATGCGACCTGTCTCACATGCGTGCGGTCAGCTATGAGGAAGGGCGAAAGTTCTCCAGGAGGCACAATCTGGTGTTCATGGAGGCCTCTGCAAAAATCACACAAAATGTTGAAGAG GCATTCGTTATTACCGCAGAAACAGTATACAAGAAAGTCCAAGATTGA
- the LOC119356849 gene encoding zinc finger BED domain-containing protein RICESLEEPER 2-like, which translates to MASSETSAAPAARSSDVAGHSTPDATPDTSAEASQGAADGSVRVGTKRRKLPSFIWSDFEKLFLDGEWKAECIYCAEVLPAEAAGGTSHLEDHLMSCADWHALAAPQESRLSKAFDGGEADWEDVLFDQEVARKHLAMMICAHDYPLSIVNHAGFQKLCYALQPMFQMVSRNDIRKDILGMHAAEKDKMVKYFADFKGRVAITTDMWTAEHQKRGYMVVTAHFLDESWQLKSFMLRFVYVPCPHNAAVICQALHESLVEWHLERKISTVTLDNCTPCDEAMEHLPDKLDLKSLLLEGKYLHMRCGAHMLNLIVKDGMDLMEKGIERVRDSVAYWSATPGRHDKFEKMAQTLNIEYKERLFLDCKTRWNSTYRMLTIALEYIEIFETLKECEKSFSCCPTKDDWKFAKELCDRLKIFYDVSESFSGTKYVTANMFFRKICCIQLAIRKWAASDSELVQTMSEEMKRKFDKYWKDVLDLMSVATVLDPRYKLHMLQAIFGSLYGTERAAVEVAKIRKLMADLLKQYQEADGAVATSEAVSSAASGAGGEDDIMDIFDRYMSSRPTIGASPVQTELDLYLEEQIIRRMPDEDIMTWWKYGGAKYPTLQRIARDILPIPASAVISESAFNTKGRLLSPHRGQLAPSMVEAIMCMKAWSRADMIGDGNSTLCAVFQSVLDDEEEMMDDSESMVTED; encoded by the exons ATGGCATCTTCTGAAACTAGCGCGGCACCGGCAGCACGGAGCTCAGATGTGGCTGGACATTCAACTCCAGATGCCACACCGGACACTAGTGCCGAAGCATCACAAGGTGCCGCTGATGGGTCTGTCAGAGTTGGCACTAAGAGAAGAAAGCTTCCGTCATTCATATGGAGCGATTTCGAGAAACTGTTTCTTGACGGGGAATGGAAAGCCGAGTGCATCTATTGCGCCGAAGTTCTCCCTGCAGAAGCTGCCGGTGGCACGTCACACCTGGAGGATCACCTGATGTCATGTGCTGATTGGCATGCACTGGCAGCCCCACAGGAATCAAGGTTGTCAAAGGCTTTTGACGGCGGGGAAGCCGATTGGGAGGATGTTCTGTTTGATCAAGAGGTTGCCAGGAAACACCTTGCGATGATGATCTGTGCCCATGATTACCCTCTGTCTATTGTCAATCATGCGGGTTTTCAGAAACTGTGTTACGCATTACAACCAATGTTTCAGATGGTATCAAGAAATGACATTAGAAAAGATATTTTGGGTATGCATGCGGCCGAGAAGGATaagatggtgaagtattttgcagacTTTAAAGGTCGAGTCGCCATTACTACGGACATGTGGACTGCAGAACATCAGAAGAGAGGTTACATGGTAGTCACTGCACATTTCCTCGATGAATCTTGGCAACTCAAGAGTTTTATGTTGAG GTTTGTTTATGTGCCTTGCCCACATAATGCTGCAGTCATATGCCAGGCACTGCATGAGTCCCTTGTTGAGTGGCATCTCGAGAGAAAGATATCGACGGTGACTCTGGACAATTGTACACCATGTGATGAAGCTATGGAACATTTGCCAGATAAGTTGGATCTGAAATCTCTTCTATTGGAGGGTAAATATCTGCATATGCGCTGTGGTGCACATATGCTTAATCTGATTGTGAAAGATGGCATGGATCTCATGGAGAAGGGTATAGAGCGGGTTCGTGATAGTGTTGCATATTGGTCAGCTACTCCTGGAAGACATGATAAATTTGAAAAAATGGCACAGACTCTGAATATTGAATACAAGGAAAGGTTGTTTCTTGATTGTAAAACCAGATGGAATTCAACCTACAGAATGCTAACTATTGCATTAGAATACATTGAGATTTTTGAAACACTAAAGGAATGCGAGAAATCATTTAGTTGTTGTCCAACCAAAGATGATTGGAAGTTTGCCAAGGAACTTTGTGATAGGCTTAAAATTTTCTATGATGTCAGCGAGTCATTTTCAGGCACTAAATATGTTACTGCAAATATGTTCTTTCGCAAAATATGTTGCATTCAGTTGGCAATACGGAAATGGGCTGCTAGTGACAGTGAGCTTGTGCAAACTATGTCTGAGGAAATGAAGCGGAAATTTGACAAATATTGGAAAGATGTACTTGATCTTATGTCTGTTGCCACTGTTCTCGATCCAAGGTACAAGCTTCATATGTTGCAAGCTATTTTTGGTTCTCTCTATGGAACGGAACGTGCAGCTGTGGAAGTTGCCAAAATAAGGAAGTTAATGGCTGATTTGCTGAAACAATATCAAGAAGCTGATGGGGCTGTGGCTACATCAGAGGCTGTTAGCAGTGCTGCTTCAGGAGCTGGTGGAGAAGATGACATTATGGACATATTTGATCGATATATGTCCTCACGGCCTACTATCGGTGCTTCTCCAGTGCAGACAGAATTGGACTTGTACTTGGAAGAGCAAATTATCCGTAGAATGCCAGACGAAGACATCATGACTTGGTGGAAGTATGGGGGTGCAAAGTATCCTACTTTGCAAAGAATTGCTCGTGATATATTGCCTATCCCTGCGTCAGCTGTGATATCAGAATCAGCCTTTAATACGAAGGGCAGACTGCTTAGTCCACATCGTGGCCAACTCGCGCCAAGCATGGTAGAAGCTATTATGTGTATGAAGGCTTGGTCCCGTGCTGACATGATTG GGGACGGCAATTCGACCCTCTGTGCAGTGTTTCAGAGTGTtcttgatgatgaagaagaaatgATG GATGACTCTGAATCTATGGTAACCGAAGACTAG